CGTACATAagttaatttaatcttaaattttacaattttattaatttaattctaaacattaaTGCAGAATTTTAATATAGGCCAAAATTCACTAATGCGACGATCCATAAGTGTCCACATCGCCGAGCTACATAGGATGACCAGTGATGACCGGACAAATTACATTGCAATTTCACGTAACAATTTATGACCACATTAAAATTGACATCTACAAAATACTTTTAAGATTGATCGAGCAATTTTCCCCTTTGGCTGGTACAAAGGTCAAATAAATTTTGGGAGGAAGTAGCTTTCCTTTTAAGTAGAGTCCGTGTGTATATGTCTTTTTTTTCAGGGGGATTCGTTAAGTCGAGACCGGATTAGAATTAGATGACAACCGGAGGAACATCTTCAAGCTGGAGACTCCCTGTGACGAGCTTTTTGTCTTTGTCGCCCGTCTAGTATAAGCTCGAGGATATGGTCAATTTTTCGATTTCGGATCATCGTAGCGTCGTCTAGCCTGTACTTTTATTATCGTCTCTTTTTAGTTTCTATGTATTTCAGCGTACGGCCGAGGTCCGAGTTTTCAAAGCCAATAGACATATTGTGGAGCGTCCCTAGGACTAGGAGGATGCGAATTAAGTAAAGGTCTCTTGTGAAAGGCGTTGTCCAAGTGACTCGAGCTCACGGATGAGAATTTGTCACAAAGGAAAAAACCTTTTTTGGATTCACCGGACGCTTATGTAACGTAATCGATCCATCATAATATAAATTTTCagaacttttatctttttttttttttccaatttagatAGCACCCCGTGGGATCCCATCATCGTGCCGTAGAGAGACTGCCTTCCGTTTAAAAAGATGCGAGATCGAAAGGACAAATAGTTTGACATGCTTTAAATTTCGAGATTTCAATGTTAAAGTGCAGCTcgaatcttttctttttatcataaTCGTCGTTGTGATTAGCCCTACGCGCCAATCCTCAACCACCGTGCCGTGTGTCTAAGTGGCTATGTAAAATTCATGTTAGTATCGGACGTGTAAAATCTCGAAAAGGCAAATAATGTATAACACAGGGttaatagaatttttttggcacttgagATTTGAGCGTGAAAGTTATCAAAGGACATCAACTCGATCTTTCAAAAGGATCTCATGTGATTTTGTTACTAGAATCGCATGTTGGATTACCTAGTGTCctgtatatatacatatatatatttttatgaaatggaTCATATTTGGAAACTCTCGACATTGACGATACTTCTCTGTTCAGTACCTCTAAGCGATGATTTATATCAATGCATCTGAAATTTGTCCCCGacataaaatatattattcatcgtggccaaaaagagaaaaataaaaataaaaaaacaaaagaaaagggccGACCTGCCATCCCCACTCTTTCTTCTGCACGAACATTTATAAACTGGCGCTTCACTCACGTCATCAAAAAACTCCCGTCTCTCCTCTGCcgccaaatctctctctctctctctcctcgcgaGGACTCGCGACCACCGTATATCGCCGATCGCAGACGGTACAGCCACCGTTCAGCACTCCGGAGACGCCAAGTAAATGAACGAAGGCTGCCTCCACAATGTCCTCCCGCAAGAAGTCTCCGTCTCCAAGTCCGCCACCACCGCCTCCGACTCGAGACCTCAAATCTCGAGTCATCTCCTGCCTCAACCGCCTCTCCGATCGCGACACGCTCGCTCTCGCCACCTCCGAGCTCGAGTCCATCGCCCTCAACCTCACTAACGACagcttctcctccttcctcagcTGCATCCACAACACCGACGACGCGTCTCGGTCGCCGGTCCGCCGCCAGTGCGTCAACGTCCTCGCCCTCCTTTCTCGCTCTCACGGGGACGCCCTGTCTCCGCACCTGCCGAAGATCGTCTCCATCATCACTCGCCGCCTCCGCGATGCCGACTCGGCCGTGAGGTTGGCCtgcgtcgccgccgccgccgccgtggcGGCGAAGGTCACGAGGCCTCCGTTCTCGTTGCTGATGAAGCCTTTGATGGAGACGCTCGCGGCCGAGCAGGACGCGAACTCGCAGATCGGCGCGGCGATGTGCATCGCGGCAGCGGTGGAGGCGGCGCCGGAGCCGGAGGTGGAGGTGCTGAGGAGGGCGTTGCCGAGGGTTGCGAAGTTGTTGAAGAGCGAAGGCTTTAAGGGGAAGGCAGCTGCAATGGGGATGATAGGGAGCATTGTAGGCGTTAGCGGAGTGGTGAATAAGGGGATTTTGGATTGGCTCGTGCCTTGTGCGCTGGAGTTTTTGAGTAGTGAGGATTGGAATGCGAGGAAGGCGGCAGCAGAGGCGCTGGGGAGAGTCGCCGCCGTGGCGGAGAGGGAGCTGGTGGTGGAACACAAGGCTTCCTGCGTAAAGTGCTTGGAGAGTCGGAGATTCGACAAGGTATTGTTAAAATTGTTTGGTTTCTCTAAGTTAGGAATGCGCATGTATATGAAGATTCGTGATGGAGACGAGAACAATAAGTTTGGGTTTGGGCTCTCATTTTCGAGAGCCGATCGGAGAATAATGTACTAGAAAATCAAAGAGTTAGTTCATCCTGTAGCTTAGACCCTGACTTTTGCCGCGACTCACAGGTTAAAATGGTTCGGGAAACAATGAATCGCACTTTGGAGTTGTGGAAGGAGGTTGCAGATCTTTGCGAAGACGGCTCAGCCGTTTCTCACTCCCTGTCTTCTCCATCCGGTAAAGATGATTAATACACTATTCATTCAACTGTTTTAGGGCATCTTTGGGCAGTTGGGCAGAGAATAAGAAGATGGATTCTTTCAATGACTAATTGGTAGCTGGAGCTAATCATAGGAAACATGTGGCATCAGCGTGGGTCCCGTGCtttcttgattattattttcttgatcTATTAAGATCAGCTTAGCAACATTAGTCGTATGTCAGTCTTTAGATGGATCAGTCGGATACAATCAGTTCAATTCATTTACTATCACTCTTTTGAGACTTATCCTGCGTGATCATGAAATATGGATTGGTGACTTGTGTGAATCATGTTTCATGCTGTTCTGGAAAAATAATGTTCTACTTAAAACATTGTAATCTTGCTTCTCTTATTGGTCACTCCTTCTAATTTGCAATGAATAGAGTAAGGTCTTTGGGTGAGAATTCAAACTGTTGAAAACTTAAAATCGAATTCAAAAAGAAGACCGACGCCATGGTTATGTCTTGTACCCTGACATGGTTATGTCTTTCCCCCTTTGATTTTCTTACAGTAGAGCATTAACTTGCATGAGTTTTTATACTTAAATTTTAATCATGGTTTTCTGGGTTTCTTGTGGGCCCAGGTAGTGGCATCGCTGATTGCCTGCCTGCCTTGTCAAAAAGTTTGCAAGACATTAGTGTTACAACTCCTGAGCCAAAGAAACAGATCAACAGGTCATCTCCGTCGAATAGTCTGTCGTCTCTGTCCAAAAATTTCACCAGAAAGGAAATACCCCTAAAGTACAGTGATAAAAGTTCTCCCATCTCATCTGCTTTGGATCAGGCGAGATCGACTGATTCGAAAGTTCAAATTGCACACCCACTCTCAacctccttaaagttggatcaCAAGCATGACATTAAGATAACTGAGACCAGAGTTTTAGAAACGGGAGAGTGTGATGAGAAGAAAGACACTAAAGGAAAAGTGAGACGTGCTCTCTTTGGTAAGAATGAGGATGACAAAGTTCAGAAGTCTGTAGCATCTAAATCTGGTTCTCGTGTGGTGCCATTTGATGATCTGAAGGACTCAGATTTAAGTGCTGCGGTCAGAGATGAGGAAATGGAAGACTTATCATTGATCCGAAAACAACTTGCACAAATTGAAAATCAGCAGTCCAGTCTGTTTGACCTCCTTCAGGTACATTACAGGCCCTTTGTATTATTCTGGTTAAAGTTCCtctgattttctcttttcatgttGAGTGATACAATATATGTAAATTCTAAGGCAAGATCATATTGCGAGATTCATGCAGCGTTTGATTGTTGAAACTATAGCCTATGCGCCGCTTACTCTGCTCGATGTGTTACTGTGATGTCATTCCTTTGCTTATTGCAATTAAATCATTGCCATGATGAGTAGAAGCTTTGGTTGGTGGTTGCCTCTGTACTTCTAAGAAACAAAATTCAGCCTTTTCTAGCTTGGGCTCCTTTTTTTTATGGACCATAAATAACCATGGGTAAGGAAGCATTTAATGACCTTTTCCATTGGTTGGTTTTGGAATCTCGTTGTGAACATTGCAGTCAGTAGCTTCTGTTGCCGCCATCTTATGGTTTTTCATAAATGTGTATTCCACACTGGACAAAGTACCTCACCTTCATGCTAAATTCTGCGCTTTGTTGAATCCAGAATTATATTGGAAGATCTCAGAGTGGGATGAACTCTCTGGAGACTCGTGTGCATGGTCTAGAGATGGCAATAGAGGAGATTTCATATGATATAGCATTATCCACTGGAAGGTTTCCAAATGTGGATAGTGCAGACTACACTTGTTGCAAGTTGCCTGGTACAGAATTCTTGAGTTCCAAATTCTGGAGGAGGGCAGAAGGCCGGTGTTCAACCACAAGATTATCTTCTTCTGATGGTGTCCCATTGACAACTGTGTTGCATGGTATTAGCAATAAAAGTGTTGCAGAAAATCATGAACTAGGGAGTCAACGAGTACATAACCAATACAGTGGATCATCTGTTGTGCACCAGGAAGCGGATGTTCAAAGTAATTCCAGGGAAAGTTTCGAGTCATGTCTAAACAAAACATCGAAGAGGATGGTCCTAAGCACTGAGAGAATGCAATTTCACATGGCCAATGGGATAAATGGGTCTTCATCTGGTAGTTTTGGGGCATTGGGAAATCTGCGTAGCAGGTagactttttctctctttccttatCCTAATAGAAATTTTGCTTGTTAAGATTGTCTCAACATCTTAAAACTCCCGGTGTG
The genomic region above belongs to Rhodamnia argentea isolate NSW1041297 chromosome 6, ASM2092103v1, whole genome shotgun sequence and contains:
- the LOC115727023 gene encoding TORTIFOLIA1-like protein 4, yielding MSSRKKSPSPSPPPPPPTRDLKSRVISCLNRLSDRDTLALATSELESIALNLTNDSFSSFLSCIHNTDDASRSPVRRQCVNVLALLSRSHGDALSPHLPKIVSIITRRLRDADSAVRLACVAAAAAVAAKVTRPPFSLLMKPLMETLAAEQDANSQIGAAMCIAAAVEAAPEPEVEVLRRALPRVAKLLKSEGFKGKAAAMGMIGSIVGVSGVVNKGILDWLVPCALEFLSSEDWNARKAAAEALGRVAAVAERELVVEHKASCVKCLESRRFDKVKMVRETMNRTLELWKEVADLCEDGSAVSHSLSSPSGSGIADCLPALSKSLQDISVTTPEPKKQINRSSPSNSLSSLSKNFTRKEIPLKYSDKSSPISSALDQARSTDSKVQIAHPLSTSLKLDHKHDIKITETRVLETGECDEKKDTKGKVRRALFGKNEDDKVQKSVASKSGSRVVPFDDLKDSDLSAAVRDEEMEDLSLIRKQLAQIENQQSSLFDLLQNYIGRSQSGMNSLETRVHGLEMAIEEISYDIALSTGRFPNVDSADYTCCKLPGTEFLSSKFWRRAEGRCSTTRLSSSDGVPLTTVLHGISNKSVAENHELGSQRVHNQYSGSSVVHQEADVQSNSRESFESCLNKTSKRMVLSTERMQFHMANGINGSSSGSFGALGNLRSRLSA